In Fluviicola taffensis DSM 16823, the following are encoded in one genomic region:
- the purD gene encoding phosphoribosylamine--glycine ligase produces MRILLLGSGGREHAIAWKIAKSSHLEKLFIAPGNAGTRLHGTNVDMSATDFSAIKAFVLAENVNMVIVGPEDPLVLGIHDFFLADAQLKSVPVIGPNKEAAQLEGSKDFAKAFMMRHNIPTAKYATFTKDTLEQGYKFLEGMKAPYVLKADGLAAGKGVLIPETLPEAKAELKSMLADAKFGDASSRVVIEQFLKGIECSVFVLTDGDSYKILPEAKDYKRIGEGDTGLNTGGMGAVSPVSFCDKTFMDKIENQIIIPTVKGLKSEGIVYKGFIFFGIINVKGEPYVIEYNCRMGDPETEVVMPRLKSDLIDLLEGVATNTLSECDIQFEERSACTIMMVSGGYPDAYQKGKVINGINSVTDSLVFHAGTSSDGPVVLSNGGRVLAVTSYGRNLEAALERSYASIEKISFDDAYFRTDIGFDVLSKKN; encoded by the coding sequence ATGCGCATTTTATTGTTGGGTTCAGGTGGAAGAGAGCATGCAATTGCTTGGAAAATTGCTAAAAGTTCTCACTTGGAAAAATTATTTATCGCTCCAGGAAATGCTGGAACTCGACTTCATGGAACAAATGTGGACATGTCTGCAACGGACTTTTCTGCGATTAAGGCATTTGTTCTTGCAGAGAATGTAAACATGGTTATCGTTGGACCTGAAGATCCATTGGTTTTAGGAATTCACGATTTCTTTTTAGCAGATGCTCAATTGAAAAGTGTTCCCGTTATCGGACCAAATAAAGAAGCCGCCCAACTAGAAGGAAGTAAGGATTTTGCGAAAGCATTTATGATGCGTCACAATATTCCAACTGCCAAATATGCAACTTTCACCAAAGATACTTTAGAACAAGGATACAAATTCTTGGAAGGAATGAAAGCTCCTTACGTCTTGAAAGCAGATGGTTTGGCTGCTGGAAAAGGAGTATTGATTCCTGAGACATTGCCAGAAGCAAAAGCTGAATTGAAAAGCATGCTAGCTGATGCTAAATTTGGAGATGCTTCTTCGCGTGTAGTTATCGAACAATTTTTAAAAGGAATTGAATGCTCTGTGTTTGTTTTAACAGATGGAGATTCGTATAAAATTCTTCCCGAAGCGAAAGATTACAAACGCATTGGTGAAGGGGATACTGGTTTGAACACTGGAGGAATGGGAGCTGTTTCCCCCGTTTCATTCTGTGACAAAACATTTATGGATAAGATTGAAAATCAAATCATTATCCCAACTGTTAAAGGATTGAAATCAGAAGGTATTGTTTACAAAGGATTCATTTTCTTTGGAATCATCAACGTGAAAGGAGAACCTTACGTAATTGAATACAATTGCCGTATGGGAGATCCTGAAACAGAAGTGGTGATGCCTCGCTTAAAATCAGATTTAATCGATTTATTGGAAGGTGTTGCTACAAACACACTTTCTGAATGTGATATTCAGTTCGAAGAAAGAAGCGCTTGTACGATTATGATGGTTTCAGGAGGTTATCCGGATGCTTACCAAAAAGGCAAGGTCATCAATGGAATCAATAGCGTAACGGATAGTTTGGTTTTCCATGCAGGAACTTCAAGCGATGGACCAGTTGTTTTATCCAATGGAGGACGTGTTTTAGCAGTTACTTCTTACGGAAGAAACCTAGAAGCAGCTCTGGAACGTTCATATGCGAGTATTGAGAAAATTTCTTTCGATGACGCTTATTTTAGAACCGATATCGGATTTGATGTTCTTTCTAAGAAAAATTAG
- a CDS encoding aldose 1-epimerase family protein yields the protein MKTLELRTNSIRAEINLHGAELLFLGKNSDSNILWSKQTDHWNRVAPNLFPIVGKLVNDSYTFQGKSYQMSQHGFARDREFEVVEQTESSVRLRLISDPESIHVYPFSFVFDVCFSLSEAGITLSYETQNTGTEPLYYSVGGHPAFHLEESIGNYYLEFDSDVQLEREELVGSYFSGESTYYGVSHHLNLSEELFENDAFVMKNPTFRSVCLKNQDGETLVHMKCDSWTAIGFWTKKDAPFLCIEPWWGWADKVDSSGKLEDKEGIIELKAAEKKSVNYIIEIPSVLK from the coding sequence ATGAAAACACTTGAACTTCGAACCAATTCGATTCGCGCAGAAATCAATCTACATGGCGCAGAACTCCTTTTTTTAGGAAAGAATTCAGACTCAAATATCCTTTGGTCCAAACAAACGGATCATTGGAACAGAGTTGCACCAAACCTGTTTCCGATTGTGGGAAAATTAGTGAATGACAGCTACACGTTTCAAGGGAAATCGTATCAAATGAGTCAACACGGATTTGCGCGCGACAGGGAATTTGAGGTCGTGGAACAAACAGAAAGTTCGGTTCGATTACGCTTGATTTCAGATCCTGAATCGATACATGTCTATCCGTTTTCGTTTGTATTTGATGTGTGTTTTTCACTTTCAGAAGCTGGAATTACTCTATCTTATGAAACCCAAAATACAGGAACTGAACCGTTGTATTATTCGGTAGGCGGACATCCTGCTTTTCACTTGGAGGAATCGATTGGAAACTATTACTTGGAGTTTGATTCGGATGTTCAGCTGGAAAGAGAAGAACTCGTGGGAAGTTATTTTTCGGGAGAATCCACTTATTATGGCGTTTCTCATCATTTGAATCTGAGTGAAGAGCTGTTTGAAAACGATGCTTTTGTGATGAAAAACCCAACATTTAGGTCTGTGTGCTTGAAAAACCAAGATGGGGAAACACTTGTACACATGAAATGTGACTCGTGGACTGCAATTGGCTTTTGGACGAAAAAGGATGCTCCGTTTTTATGCATAGAACCATGGTGGGGATGGGCAGATAAAGTGGATTCGAGTGGAAAGTTGGAAGACAAAGAAGGGATTATTGAGCTGAAAGCAGCAGAGAAAAAGAGTGTCAATTATATTATTGAAATCCCATCGGTTCTAAAATAG
- a CDS encoding T9SS type A sorting domain-containing protein — protein sequence MRSLKLTSSLWILMLVVIFTQDVYAQYPTPNMPGWHAKYWFYRWRLRNDFMVMGDGPGQSLVAESRNLGRNEYMAWSDCMIMHGYYLTMLAIEHRILEEKGRWADLKNNERELYYAIKAFERVDDISETFYSGQGDKGDEEAFRLGDWTLSHDVNGYFHRDDVPPDFINRNQWIDTFNYIAPDFTTNYYKLKSGKTGIDYGADLKYNRSAYSDLWEDNIQGYQHSPHKLDAKQFPIVNFKKGEEEEGYYGYSEASVDQIIRLLLGFFTITKSIPNVYYDIDLDKDGDIDVSFNINEQARRHSTNILGRLAGKFSGTLDVASPYSPTTWAYPSLHLHATGGNGYWTVINPRGNQVSEGAVIFNYMPPMQKVSAPLFTSNNDLEITNATHAAFPASSLYTTWWNSGLNGYSEPGNVKMSLILNAISNSGSGVLPVGTFIYNKSADHHYQALYTPLYDYLWGWNPSLQVNKNKKAQAYQYASEMLSMAPCVGPHNFCKTNTIDSQWGFTYPPFSDNQDPDGIPYYWNVPFVFDNNHDQWDDGLDLTEGWFSGVDYMMLYNLVYANNDEAQPLYHDLINRLIDYDINTDSYTNLMNVSGVGLMLGAFENMKITGNIYGSTPVTVKALEYVQIDNGLIDPFPNGSVTIETGKVTCGNDFTSQNTPYSIDQCQTCNLEEQLGTLFIPETSGKSESNYMEMPELEEDNRLGINESDESTISIFPNPTSDFFVISESFQEIIILDQNGSEVKRFDNRAQICDIQKLSSGLYTLIIKLNEYETEHIKLVKI from the coding sequence ATGAGAAGTTTGAAATTAACAAGTTCCTTGTGGATTCTGATGTTGGTAGTCATTTTTACCCAAGATGTTTATGCACAATATCCAACACCCAATATGCCAGGTTGGCATGCGAAATATTGGTTCTACAGATGGCGTTTGCGCAATGATTTTATGGTGATGGGGGATGGTCCCGGACAAAGCTTAGTTGCAGAATCAAGAAACTTAGGAAGAAATGAATACATGGCTTGGTCCGACTGTATGATTATGCACGGCTATTACTTAACCATGTTAGCTATTGAACATCGCATTTTAGAGGAAAAAGGAAGATGGGCTGATTTAAAGAACAATGAACGAGAATTGTATTATGCCATCAAAGCATTTGAGCGAGTAGATGACATATCCGAAACATTTTATTCAGGCCAAGGGGATAAAGGTGATGAGGAAGCTTTCAGACTTGGTGATTGGACACTAAGCCATGATGTCAACGGATACTTTCACAGAGATGATGTGCCGCCCGATTTTATTAATCGGAACCAGTGGATTGATACCTTTAATTATATCGCCCCAGACTTTACTACAAACTATTACAAACTCAAAAGTGGAAAAACGGGTATCGATTACGGAGCCGATTTAAAATATAATCGCAGTGCGTATAGTGATTTATGGGAAGATAATATTCAAGGTTACCAACATTCACCTCATAAATTAGATGCCAAACAATTTCCAATTGTTAATTTTAAAAAGGGAGAAGAAGAGGAAGGTTATTATGGATACAGCGAAGCCAGTGTGGATCAGATTATTCGTTTACTCCTTGGTTTTTTTACCATTACGAAAAGTATTCCGAATGTATATTATGACATTGACCTGGATAAAGATGGAGACATCGACGTTTCGTTTAATATTAACGAACAGGCGCGAAGACACAGCACCAATATTCTGGGCAGATTAGCTGGTAAATTTAGTGGCACTTTGGATGTTGCCAGTCCCTATTCACCGACAACTTGGGCATATCCATCACTACATCTCCATGCTACTGGTGGCAATGGATATTGGACCGTTATTAACCCAAGAGGCAATCAAGTCTCGGAAGGAGCGGTAATTTTCAATTACATGCCCCCCATGCAAAAAGTTTCCGCACCACTTTTTACATCCAATAATGATTTGGAAATTACGAATGCGACTCATGCTGCGTTTCCAGCATCCTCCCTGTATACCACATGGTGGAATTCTGGATTAAATGGTTACTCGGAACCAGGAAATGTGAAAATGTCGTTAATCTTGAATGCTATTTCTAACAGTGGTTCAGGTGTTTTACCTGTAGGAACCTTTATTTACAACAAAAGTGCTGACCATCATTATCAAGCACTATACACGCCTCTTTACGATTATCTCTGGGGGTGGAATCCCTCCTTACAAGTTAATAAGAATAAAAAAGCTCAAGCTTATCAATACGCTAGTGAAATGCTTAGCATGGCACCTTGCGTTGGGCCGCATAATTTCTGTAAGACTAACACAATTGACTCTCAATGGGGCTTTACTTATCCACCTTTTTCAGATAATCAAGATCCTGACGGAATTCCATATTACTGGAATGTTCCCTTTGTCTTTGATAATAACCATGATCAATGGGATGATGGATTGGATCTTACGGAAGGATGGTTTTCAGGAGTGGATTACATGATGCTTTATAATTTGGTCTATGCAAATAATGATGAAGCCCAACCCTTGTATCACGATTTAATTAACCGCTTAATTGATTATGATATAAATACAGATTCATACACTAATTTGATGAACGTTTCTGGAGTAGGGTTAATGCTTGGAGCTTTTGAAAACATGAAGATTACTGGAAATATTTATGGAAGTACACCAGTTACGGTTAAAGCTTTAGAGTATGTTCAAATTGATAATGGATTAATCGATCCTTTTCCAAACGGTTCTGTAACCATTGAAACAGGGAAGGTTACTTGCGGGAATGATTTCACTTCTCAAAACACTCCCTATTCTATTGATCAATGCCAAACCTGTAATTTAGAAGAGCAGCTAGGAACCCTGTTCATTCCTGAAACATCTGGTAAGAGTGAAAGCAACTACATGGAAATGCCAGAATTGGAAGAAGACAACAGATTAGGAATCAATGAGTCCGATGAATCAACAATTTCAATATTTCCGAATCCTACTTCAGATTTCTTTGTAATTTCCGAATCGTTTCAGGAAATTATTATTTTAGATCAAAACGGTTCTGAAGTAAAACGGTTCGATAACCGTGCGCAAATATGCGACATTCAAAAATTGTCTTCCGGACTGTATACGTTAATTATTAAACTCAATGAATATGAAACCGAACATATTAAACTGGTTAAGATATAG
- the purQ gene encoding phosphoribosylformylglycinamidine synthase subunit PurQ, protein MKFGVVTFPGSNCDEDMVYVLETIMGQQVERLWHKDTSLKGVDFVVLPGGFSYGDYLRSGAIAKLSPIMGEVMNHADKGGYVMGICNGFQILTESGLLQGALLHNNNQKFICKNVYLKPATSNSAITKGLDAAKAYKIPIAHGEGRFFAPEDTMKSILDNDQVLFHYVNEEAQVSDLSNPNGSMHDIAGICNPGRNVFGMMPHPERAADAALANEDGKRFFESILKYC, encoded by the coding sequence ATGAAATTTGGTGTTGTTACCTTTCCGGGTTCCAATTGTGATGAAGACATGGTATATGTCCTTGAAACAATCATGGGCCAACAAGTAGAACGTTTATGGCATAAAGATACCAGCTTAAAAGGGGTAGATTTTGTAGTCCTTCCAGGCGGATTCTCCTACGGAGATTATTTACGTTCAGGAGCGATTGCAAAACTGTCTCCAATTATGGGTGAAGTAATGAATCATGCGGATAAAGGTGGTTACGTAATGGGTATTTGTAATGGTTTCCAAATCTTGACAGAAAGTGGTTTGTTACAAGGAGCTTTGTTGCATAACAACAATCAGAAGTTCATTTGCAAGAATGTGTATTTGAAACCTGCAACTTCAAACAGTGCAATCACAAAAGGACTAGATGCTGCAAAAGCCTATAAAATTCCGATTGCTCATGGAGAAGGACGTTTCTTTGCACCAGAAGATACCATGAAATCTATTTTGGATAATGATCAAGTATTGTTTCATTATGTGAATGAAGAAGCTCAGGTTTCGGATTTAAGCAATCCAAATGGGTCTATGCACGACATCGCGGGAATTTGTAATCCAGGTAGAAATGTATTTGGAATGATGCCTCATCCAGAAAGAGCTGCTGATGCTGCTTTGGCAAATGAAGATGGAAAACGTTTCTTTGAATCAATTTTGAAATACTGTTAA
- a CDS encoding hemolysin family protein, with product MDSSVIIILASLLFSAYSSGMEIAFVSSNRLKVELDRGKNSWYSKLLNVFYGNDGHFLATLLIANNVGIVIFGMYMAESLDPLIELWGIKQEYLVVFIQTIISTLIVLTIAEFFPKVVFQINPNGIFRLLSAPMWLVYWVLYIPTKLIVWMSNGLLRIFGIRVEQSEKVFSKTDLQHFVQDVNERMEDEADLVNEIQILQNALDFSKIRARDCMVPRMEIQAIDVEESIENLLAKFVETRLSKLLLYRDSVDNIIGYAHSYELFKKPSTITQILRPISFVPEAMPGKELLELFTKQSQSVAVVVDEYGGTSGVVTIEDVIEQIFGEIEDEHDDETWLEEQIDETTYRFSARADISYLNRTYGLKLPESDSYETLGGLVINQLESIPQGGEEIEVEKWILIVEEVTDRRIEVIRMVFAG from the coding sequence ATGGATTCTTCCGTTATAATTATTCTTGCATCATTACTATTTTCTGCTTATTCTTCAGGAATGGAGATAGCCTTTGTTTCATCCAATCGACTGAAAGTTGAGCTTGACCGGGGTAAAAACTCTTGGTACAGTAAGCTTCTCAATGTTTTTTATGGGAATGATGGACATTTCTTAGCAACGCTTCTAATTGCCAATAATGTTGGTATTGTCATCTTCGGAATGTACATGGCGGAAAGTTTGGATCCACTGATTGAACTATGGGGAATCAAGCAAGAATACCTCGTTGTCTTCATTCAAACGATTATCTCAACCCTTATTGTTTTAACGATAGCAGAGTTTTTTCCAAAAGTTGTTTTTCAAATCAATCCCAATGGAATTTTCCGTTTACTATCCGCTCCAATGTGGCTCGTTTATTGGGTTTTGTATATTCCAACCAAACTGATTGTGTGGATGAGTAATGGATTATTGCGCATCTTCGGAATTCGAGTAGAACAATCTGAAAAGGTATTTTCTAAGACTGATTTGCAGCATTTTGTGCAAGATGTCAATGAGCGTATGGAAGACGAAGCCGATTTGGTGAATGAGATCCAAATTCTTCAAAACGCACTCGATTTCTCCAAAATTAGAGCGCGCGACTGCATGGTTCCACGCATGGAAATTCAAGCGATTGATGTGGAAGAAAGCATTGAGAATTTGTTGGCAAAATTTGTAGAAACACGGTTATCAAAGTTGTTGCTTTACAGAGATTCGGTCGATAATATTATCGGTTATGCACATTCCTACGAGTTATTCAAAAAACCAAGTACCATTACACAAATTCTGCGACCAATTTCCTTTGTGCCAGAAGCAATGCCAGGGAAAGAGTTGCTGGAACTATTCACCAAGCAAAGCCAATCTGTTGCGGTAGTTGTGGATGAATATGGAGGAACATCGGGTGTTGTAACGATTGAAGATGTCATCGAACAAATTTTCGGAGAAATTGAAGATGAGCACGACGATGAAACATGGTTGGAAGAACAAATTGACGAAACGACTTACCGTTTTTCTGCAAGAGCCGATATTTCCTACTTGAATAGAACGTATGGGTTGAAATTGCCTGAATCGGATTCGTATGAAACATTGGGTGGATTAGTCATTAATCAGTTGGAATCCATTCCGCAGGGTGGAGAAGAAATAGAAGTTGAAAAATGGATATTGATTGTGGAAGAGGTAACCGATCGACGGATTGAGGTTATTCGGATGGTTTTTGCAGGTTAG
- a CDS encoding GNAT family N-acetyltransferase: MTIREAKLGDEQAIHGLICELALYEKAPDEVTNTVEKLAIDLFTDRVCEALVIENEDSEIVGFALYYLSYSTWKGRCLYLEDFYVQPDFRRGGIGSSLFLRVVEIAKSWDAKRMDWQVLDWNEPAIEFYKKHQAVLDPEWVNGRLFF, encoded by the coding sequence ATGACTATTCGGGAAGCGAAATTAGGAGATGAACAGGCAATCCATGGATTGATTTGTGAATTGGCTCTGTATGAAAAAGCTCCTGATGAAGTAACCAACACAGTTGAAAAACTAGCAATCGACTTGTTTACAGATCGCGTTTGTGAAGCTTTGGTAATAGAGAATGAGGATTCAGAAATAGTAGGATTTGCTTTGTACTATTTGTCTTATTCGACTTGGAAAGGAAGGTGTTTGTATTTGGAAGATTTCTATGTGCAACCCGATTTTAGAAGGGGAGGAATTGGTTCCAGTTTATTCTTAAGAGTGGTTGAGATTGCTAAAAGCTGGGATGCAAAACGAATGGACTGGCAAGTATTGGATTGGAATGAACCCGCTATTGAATTCTATAAAAAGCATCAAGCCGTCTTAGATCCTGAATGGGTAAACGGTCGTTTGTTTTTCTAA